Part of the Rhodospirillales bacterium genome, AGCCTGCCGGCCATTGGCTTCAAAATCGACCGTGCACGAGACCCGGCTCGGCGTGTTGGAGCGTTGGGCGGAAAACGCGGCGGCCACCACCGCCGCACCTCCGGATACCTTCTCCATGGATGAATCAACCTCGGACCAGGTTACCCGCGGTACTCAGTTACCCTGCACCTTCTGCTCGGCGTCCTTGATTTCGGACTCCAGCTTTTCCAGCACGTCTTTGCCGTCTGCGCCGGCCATTTCGACGAACTTCTTTCGGGCTTCCATGCTTGCTTCCTTGAAGACGGCGCGTTCGTCCTCGGTGAGCTCGATCATCTTGAGGTCGGGCTTGGCCTCCTTGATCTTTTCCAGACGCTTGGCGTTGTACTCCTCCTGGACGTCGTAGATGTAATCATTGAGGTCGGCGATCACGCCATCGAGCATCTTCCGGCGGTCATCGCCCAGGTCGGCCGCATACCAGTCGGCGTTGGTCACGACGGTAGTCGTGAACTGCTGCTGACCCGCCCAAATCATGTAGTCCTGCACCTCGTAGAACTTCATCTCCTCAATGGCGAAGATCGGGTTGACTTGGCCGTCGATCGACTTGAGCTGCAGGCCGCCATAGACCTCGCCGTATGGCATCGGCGTTGGGCTGGCGCCGAAGGATTCATAGGCCGCAACCAGCATCGGCGATACCATGGTGCGCATCTTGAAGCCGTCGAAGTCCTCCGGCGAGCGGATCTCCTTGTTGGCGGTCCACACCATCTCCCCTTCGGGGTACATGGTCAGCAGCTTCAGGCCCTTCTCTTCGAACTTCTCGCCGAGTTCCCCATAAATGGTTTCGCTCTCTGTCAGCACCTTCTTGTTCGCTTCATTGTTCTGCGAGAGAAGGTACGGGACAGAAAAAACCTGAATCTCAGTAACCATGGTGCCGAGGTGCCCTGGCGAAGCGTTGGCGAACTGGATCGCGCCTTGCGTCACCAGTTCGGTCAGATCGGCTGAAGTGCCAAGCGTGCCGTACGGATAGACGGTTACGTCGACCTCGCCGCTGGAGCGTTCCTCTACCAGTCGCTTGAACTCCTGCGCGTACTCGTCCTGGACGCTGCCAGTGATCTCCTCAATTGCG contains:
- the dctP gene encoding TRAP transporter substrate-binding protein DctP, which gives rise to MSRPRHRTFFGACAAASVVALAAVVAPAQAEEWKFAIEEITGSVQDEYAQEFKRLVEERSSGEVDVTVYPYGTLGTSADLTELVTQGAIQFANASPGHLGTMVTEIQVFSVPYLLSQNNEANKKVLTESETIYGELGEKFEEKGLKLLTMYPEGEMVWTANKEIRSPEDFDGFKMRTMVSPMLVAAYESFGASPTPMPYGEVYGGLQLKSIDGQVNPIFAIEEMKFYEVQDYMIWAGQQQFTTTVVTNADWYAADLGDDRRKMLDGVIADLNDYIYDVQEEYNAKRLEKIKEAKPDLKMIELTEDERAVFKEASMEARKKFVEMAGADGKDVLEKLESEIKDAEQKVQGN